The following proteins come from a genomic window of Alicyclobacillus dauci:
- a CDS encoding GntR family transcriptional regulator: protein MSDEFNSSQPIYHQIMQRICGQILRSEFRLGDKLPSVRDLALDMGVNPNTIKRVYNELERIGIVETKRGQGTFVTESSSRIDRLRREQMAEHISRFVQDMMDMGFDPSTIVQGVKESLHRWEK, encoded by the coding sequence ATGAGCGACGAATTTAATTCGTCGCAGCCAATTTATCACCAAATCATGCAACGTATATGTGGACAAATTCTTCGGAGTGAGTTCCGCTTGGGCGATAAACTTCCCTCCGTCCGCGATCTCGCCCTCGACATGGGCGTGAATCCAAACACAATTAAACGTGTCTATAACGAGTTGGAGCGTATCGGGATCGTTGAGACAAAACGCGGACAAGGGACGTTTGTCACCGAGAGTTCATCCAGAATTGACAGGCTGCGACGTGAGCAGATGGCTGAGCACATCAGTCGTTTTGTTCAAGACATGATGGACATGGGGTTTGACCCATCGACCATTGTTCAAGGTGTCAAAGAATCTCTCCATCGATGGGAAAAGTAG
- a CDS encoding ABC transporter ATP-binding protein, with protein MSTEQAVIQFEHTTKRFGRKLAVSDVSGSFPRGSVVGLIGPNGSGKSTLLKLAAGLIRPTSGKVWVSGNVVNGRIRSGVSFLPDTNSLYPFYTVGETIHYCVQAFPDFDLNKALKMMEFLELSHGQKVSHLSKGKYSRLKLVVTLSRETPLVLMDEPLSGLDPMVRKSILKSLIEFVDVDWQTVVLSTHEVAEIEPLLDHVALIHQGQLKGFDTVDNIRAEHNTSLVTWMEALVQEAKEYQGSASVSV; from the coding sequence GTGAGTACAGAGCAGGCAGTCATTCAGTTTGAGCATACCACCAAGCGATTCGGCCGGAAACTTGCTGTATCAGATGTGAGTGGCTCGTTTCCCCGCGGGTCCGTCGTCGGTCTCATTGGACCGAATGGGAGTGGGAAGTCGACGTTGTTGAAGTTGGCCGCAGGACTCATACGGCCAACATCAGGCAAGGTTTGGGTGAGTGGGAACGTCGTGAACGGTCGCATTCGGAGTGGTGTATCCTTTCTACCGGACACAAATTCACTTTACCCGTTCTACACGGTTGGCGAGACAATTCACTACTGCGTTCAAGCGTTTCCCGATTTTGACTTGAACAAGGCACTTAAAATGATGGAGTTTCTTGAGCTCTCGCACGGTCAAAAGGTTTCCCATCTATCCAAAGGAAAGTATAGCCGCTTAAAGTTAGTCGTCACATTGTCGCGGGAAACACCGCTCGTTCTCATGGATGAACCATTATCCGGCCTTGATCCGATGGTTCGCAAATCCATCTTAAAAAGTCTCATTGAATTTGTAGACGTGGACTGGCAAACTGTCGTGCTTTCAACTCATGAGGTTGCCGAGATCGAACCCCTTCTCGATCACGTCGCGTTAATTCACCAAGGTCAACTGAAGGGATTCGACACGGTCGACAATATACGTGCAGAGCACAACACATCGCTCGTTACCTGGATGGAAGCACTGGTTCAGGAAGCGAAGGAGTACCAAGGATCGGCGAGTGTCTCGGTGTAA
- a CDS encoding FtsW/RodA/SpoVE family cell cycle protein, giving the protein MVMDEKVQKYIEAVCREVRNRSVHQLIREDVLGHLEEAYQEEVDLGATHSKAVDLAIERTGDPVKLGQLFHKIHRPQVDWLAILGIVLVGAVGVIVTVGAVPSVSVATPEQDVLRTVIGLVLGMLVGAGLFFVHPGHLRRLGPYVLVGTLLLMLVTDLMGRPINGEKQLFGVHIFELCPYLLALGFADIFRRPRWLRDWRILLLAALIALADLMFVHGHSNSNLILANISIFTIALSSKLPRWKVSVGAGTFLAAMTAYVLRNRWLVERFTGAFHAQDHAYTSGFYNYQTQLFVNHAGWFGHGLGHGSFILSFEHSTLAFAQLINMFGWCGGLLFAAVVLCIFARLFHRSQRVQNEFAQTIAFALLTLLAFQFIYPFCMGLGTFPIIGLSTPLIGGGLWTSVVALGSFGMVLGVLKRPSLQA; this is encoded by the coding sequence ATGGTCATGGACGAGAAAGTACAGAAATATATCGAAGCTGTCTGTCGTGAGGTTCGGAATCGTTCCGTCCACCAACTGATTCGAGAAGACGTCCTTGGCCATTTAGAGGAGGCTTACCAAGAGGAAGTTGATTTGGGCGCAACGCACAGCAAAGCTGTGGATCTGGCTATTGAGCGAACAGGTGATCCCGTCAAACTCGGCCAGCTGTTTCACAAAATCCATCGTCCACAAGTTGATTGGCTGGCCATTCTCGGTATTGTGCTTGTGGGGGCCGTTGGCGTGATCGTTACAGTTGGAGCTGTACCCAGCGTCTCCGTAGCCACCCCTGAACAAGACGTATTGCGTACGGTTATTGGGCTGGTTCTCGGAATGCTCGTCGGTGCGGGACTATTTTTTGTGCATCCAGGTCACCTGCGTCGCCTGGGCCCGTATGTGTTGGTTGGTACGCTTCTCCTTATGCTTGTCACCGACCTCATGGGGCGGCCAATTAACGGTGAAAAGCAACTGTTCGGCGTTCACATATTCGAGCTTTGTCCATACCTGCTGGCACTTGGATTCGCCGACATATTTCGTCGTCCCCGCTGGCTCCGAGATTGGCGAATACTGCTATTGGCAGCCCTCATTGCTTTGGCCGATCTCATGTTTGTCCATGGTCACAGCAACTCGAACCTAATCCTCGCAAACATCTCGATATTCACCATTGCCTTGTCGTCAAAGTTACCACGATGGAAGGTCAGTGTTGGAGCCGGAACTTTTCTGGCTGCCATGACAGCGTACGTATTACGCAATCGGTGGTTGGTTGAACGATTTACTGGCGCGTTTCATGCACAAGACCATGCTTATACGTCGGGGTTCTACAACTATCAGACACAGCTGTTCGTGAACCATGCTGGGTGGTTTGGGCACGGATTGGGTCATGGGAGCTTTATTCTGTCGTTCGAACACAGTACGCTTGCTTTTGCACAACTGATCAACATGTTCGGCTGGTGTGGTGGCCTTCTTTTTGCCGCAGTCGTCCTGTGCATATTCGCTCGCCTGTTCCACCGCAGTCAGAGAGTGCAAAACGAATTTGCACAGACAATCGCTTTCGCACTCCTGACCTTGTTAGCGTTTCAGTTTATTTACCCGTTCTGCATGGGACTGGGCACATTCCCGATTATCGGGTTATCCACGCCCTTAATCGGCGGAGGACTGTGGACTTCTGTCGTTGCCCTGGGCTCGTTTGGAATGGTCCTCGGTGTGTTGAAGCGACCGAGCCTCCAAGCATAA